The genomic stretch AAAGCAAATTTGATTAGAACGTGTTATACCGATAGGAACGCTTGTTGAAAAATTATTTTTGCAGTCGCAGCGGCGACCTGTTCCGTATCGGTATATTACCAATTGTAAATTGAATTTGAAATGGCGGTCATTCTGAGTTCATCGAAGAATGAATCGCATACAGAATGTTCACATTTCGATAAACTCAATGTGACATATCTGACTTAACATTATACTATATTAATTCAATAATTTGATTTGTTTCTTTGACTTCCTCTATATTATTACTTTGTGAACCTCTGTGTTAAATAAACGAATTATTTGTAATAATTTATTTCATAGATTTTGTGAATTAATCTGTATAAATTCCTGCTTAACTTTTTTTAACCCTTGTTAACGTTTGTTTATAGAATTGTATAGTTAAGCTGGTGTAAATTTGTTGCGTAAAAAGAAGGAGGTTGTTATGACAACAAAAATAAAAATTGCATTTCTCATTTTAATGATGACCACATGCAATATAATTTTTGCACAGGAAAATAATTCGCAAAGCAAATCGTACATGAAAATTAAAACCATGAAAATAATTAATGGCGATACGATTATTAATGAAAAAGAATATACCGGCGATGGCAATATGAATATTGAAGACTCGCTGACCGGGGAGGGATTTGGGAATTTTAATTTCAATTTTGACCAGGGAAATTATAATTCTGATATGATGAAAAAGTTTTCGGATATGCAGAATATGTTTAAGGATTTTAGTTTTGGCGCTGACGATTTTTTTAAGAACGATTTTAATATTCCTGAATTTGAATACAATTTTAATATTGATTCAATAATTAGGGAATTCAATTTTCCGGGAAGTAACGATTCATTATTCCGCGATTTGAATGATCATCGGATGATAATAAAAAGTTATAAAGACAAACAGGATAATGAATCTATTGATAAAACTGAAAAACCCGATATGGATATTCAGCTTTTCGGCAAAGATGACAAAGGCAGAAATGTAGTATTCAACAAAAAAATAATTATCGAGAACGACGATTCAAAAAAAGAAATTAAAAACTGTAAATCTTCAATTGATATTGAAGTTTTCCCAAACCCTGCGGATGGTTATTTTAATATTTCATTTCCGTTAGATGAGAAAAACAAAACCATAATAACTGTTTCTGATGTGAATGGCAAGCAACTGCTGAAAGAGATATTGGAAAAGGCTGATGGACTTTATACACGTCAGTTTGATATGAAAGCATATGAGAAAGGAACTTATATGATAAACATAAAACAAGGTAAAAAGCAAGCTACAAAAAAAATTATTATTTCATAGTTTTATATTGATGTTAGAATAATTGGATGGAGTTGGGCTTCCCTTTTTTATATTCGGGAGGCCTTCTTTTTTAGTTCAAAGCTGAAACCCCAAATCTCAAATCTTAAATCTCAAATTATTTGTGTAAACCTAAAGTCAAAAGTATATAGGAGTAGTGGCTTGTTAAGGTTAAAGTTATTTGTTGAAAGTAAAATTCCATCGCACCATATTTCGATAAACTCAATATGGCGCCAGGCGCACGGTCAGGCTGAGTTCATCGAAGCCTGATGATGAATAAAAAATAATTTTATTTTCTTTCGACTTTAAACCATCAACCAAACCAGCGGCTCAACCTAAAAACACAAAACAAATATTCAATTCATAATTCATAAATCTCAAATCTTAAATCTAAAATTATTTATGTAAACCTAAAGTCAAAAGTATATAGGAATAGCGGCTTGTTAAGGTTAAAGTTATTTGATGAAAGTAAAATTCCATCGCACCATATTTCGATAAACTCAATATGGCGCCAGGCGCACGGTCAGGCTGAGTTCATCGAAGCCTGATGATGAATAAAAAATAATTTTATTTTCTTTCGACTTTAAACCATCAACCAAACCAGCGGCTCAACCTAAAAACACAAAACAAATATTCAATTCATAATTCATAAATCTCAAATCTCAAATCTGAAATCAAAAATTTTTACCTTATTTCCTCTATACATTATACCCCTATACCTATTTTTAACTAAAAAGATTTTGAATTTCAGCAGCGTACTTTTTATTAAGGAAAGTTCTTCTGAGTTTAAGGGTAGCAGTGAGTTCGCCGGTTTCTATACTCCAGTCGTTTTTCATCAACTCATAGCTTTTTATTTTTTCGGTATCACCAAAGTGTTCATTATATTTTGCTATTTCTTTTGCAAAACGTTTTTTGATACGTGGTAAATTAAGCATTTCATCGTTTGTTGTATAAACAATGCCTTTGTATGCACACCAGTTTCGCAGGTTGTTGAAATCAGGGACTACCAGTGCTGCCGCGAATTTCTGGTTTTCCCCAATGACCATAATGTTATCAATAAAATCGGATTCTTTGAATTTGTTTTCTATAAGTTGTGGTGCAACGTATTTACCAAATGATGTTTTGAAGATTTCTTTTTTCCTTCCGGTAATTTTTAAAAAACCATCATTGTCTATTTCGCCAATATCGCCTGTGTGAAACCATCCTTTATCATCAATGGCTTCCTTTGTGAGTCCAGGTTCTTTATAATATCCTTTCATAATTATTGGTCCATACACAATGATTTCCCCGTCATCTGCAATTTTTACTTCAACGCCCTCCAGCACTTTTCCTACAGTTCCGAATTTTGTTCCTTTAGCAATAATATCATTGCAGGTAATTACAGGTGATGTTTCGGAAAGCCCGTATCCTTCAAGCACACGAAACCCGGCAGCCCAGAAAATACGTGCAAGTCTTGGTTGTAGTGCTGCTCCGCCGCTAACAATAATGTCAAGGTTATTACCCAGGCTTTGTTTCCATTTTGAGAACACTAATTTCCGTGCAAGTTTCAATTCCATTTCGTATAACCAGCCTTTTGCTTTATCAAGCTCATAACGGTGTCCAAGGTGTAAAGCCCAAAAGAAAATATATTTTTTGATACCTTTAAGTTTGCTTCCTGTATTCACTATTTTATCATAAATTTTTTCAAGAAGGCGGGGAACAACACACATGATGTGTGGTTTTACTTCTTTAACATATTCACCTACATTAGCAATGTTATCGCAGTAGTATACCGAGTATCCTTTATACAAATAAAAATAATTAACGGTTCTTTCGTATACATGACAGATAGGGAGAAAGCTCATTGCGCGTACTCCCGGTTCGTAAGGAGGGATTTGGGAAAAAGCGATAAAGTCGGTTATAATATTTTTGTGAGTCAGTAATACCCCTTTGGGATTGCCTACAGTTCCTGATGTGTATATAATTGTTGGAATATCGTTTTCGGTTATTGAATCTTTGATGGATTGTAATTTTTCAGGAACTTTATTTTTTTCTCCAAGTTCAATAAGCTCTCCCAAATGCGGAAGTCCCTTAAGGTTTTTAAATGTGTATACAGTTTTTATGGTTGGGATATTTGGCAAAATATGACTTATCCTGCGATACATTTAAATGCCTGCAACAAAAATATATTTTACTTCAGCATGTTTTAAAATATATTCGTAGTCTTTGTCGCTTATCGTGGGATATATGGAAATATGTATCGCCCCGATTTGTTGTACGCCCATATCAATAAAGTTCCATTCGGGTCTGTTGAATGTTATTGATGCAATTTTATCGCCCTTCTCAATACCGAGAGCAAGCAAACCATAACTTATATTGTTTACATTTTCAACAAAACCGGTTGTACTGAATTTTACCCAGGCATTATTATCTTTCCCTGCAAGAGCATCAGTCCGTTCGGGCCAGTTCTCGTGATATTGGGAAACAAGATCAAAAATTCTTTTTATTTCCATGAAAATAATATTAAATAAGCAGTGTAAGCTTTATAATTTATTCCCTATAAAAAAATAAGAAATAAGTAGTATTTTGAAAATTGGTAAAAATTAATTTTTATACCAATTGTTAATTTAAAATAGCCCAAAGGATATTTTAAATTTTACAATGAATATGTCATCGGTATTATAATTCAAAGCGGCAAAAATAAAAAAAAATAAAATCATTTACGTTAAATAGATAAATCGTAAATATAATTATATTTATAGATACATGAATTCGATAAATAAATATTCAAAATGATTTTCATTTGCTTAATTAATAACTGATGTTACTTAAAATCATTATTTGTATCGAAACAACATTATTTTATTATTATTATGTTCCGTTTGGGACAACAGCTTGGTATAGAAAGGTACAACTCACTTCTTATTGTACCGTAGGTACTAAACTTTCAAGACTATATAGCTTTCAAGCACGCTCAGTTAATTGGGTTGTGCCTATCTGCCTCGTCGATCCGCTTACCATCGAGGCGGGCAAGGCTGGCGGCATATACTCTTAAAATACTTTTTTATTCGCTTTTTGCTTTCATCATATCCTTACTTATTTTTATCAGGTGGAAAGTCTTAACAAGCGTTCCGCTTTTATCAAAGATTTCTATTTTTTGCTCTTTTGCTTTATATTTCCATTTCCCATCTTGCATTTCGTGTTTATCACTTGGCGAAAGTGCAAGCCAGGAACAATTCTTACCTTTTTTGAATTCGACTTTATATCGGAATCTTCTTGGAGGTAACTCTTTATAATCGCATGGTCTATATACTGTAAATGCAGAATCCGGGTTGCATTCTTCGTTTGAATGCACCCAGCAGCCAATAATATCAGATTTAGTGATCTTGTGTTTTTGAGAATAGCAGGAAATAAAAGAAAAAATAATTGCAATTAATAAAATTGTTTTTTTCATCTGTTTAAATTTTAAGTTTTTATAGTTACCCGCCTTGTCAGTCGGGCAGGCCCACCTTGCCAGTCGGGCAGGCTCGATAGCACTCCCGATATTCATCGGGACGCAACACGGGCTTGCTCGTGAATATCCATGCTTTATTTTTTCCTTCACTTATTTTAATCATTTTGTTTAGTACAAATTTATCGTTTGCATGGATATTTCATACAGCTATGTTTTTATTTTATAAAATCAAAATTATAAATTTTTAAACTTTGCTAATTTAATATTTTATTTTTCATCATCATCCGGTAAAAAGAATTCGATTTTACCGCATTGCGGACAAAAATATAAATCGAACGATTCGCGATTAGTAAAGAGTTCAAACAAATCACCTAATGCACCAATTCTAGTTCCTTCGTGGAATTTACTGTTCCCTTTGTATAGCATAGGAACATTACATCGCAAACAATCTATTTTCATTTTGCCTTCGTAACTTTTGTTGTCGCGTGGTATGGCATTTATCCCAAGTTTATGCTGACAGTTAGGGCAGAATTCAAACGAAGCATCAACTTCTTTGTTACAATTCGGGCAGACATCTAAAAATTCATTTTTCGGAACCACTCTTTTTTCAGAAAAACTGTATTGGCAATTCCAGCATATGTCGAAATTTTCTTCAACCTCGGAATTGCAATTCGGGCATTTCTTAACAGTTGATTTATTTTCTTTTTGAACGGGAATATTTTTTAATAATAAATCAGCTTTTTCAAAATCTTCTTCTTTGATTTGTATGATTATTTGTTTGTCAAACGGATTAATTGAAGATGCTGCTAAATCAAAATGAATAGCAGAATCATTGACATTAACCTGGTATGGGATTCCGTTTGAGTCCAGAATACCTATTAACTCAGATGCTTCATCAAAGTTGGGAAACCTTCGAAATTCGATAAAATTATCCATAATTTATTTTAAAACTATTTCTATCAAATATAGGTAATATTATTAAACCTATTGAAATAAAGAAACAATCAACAATTGAACAATCGAAGAGTTGAACAATTGAACAGTTGAATTGAACTACAAACAGCAAACCACAAACAATTAAACACTCTTATAAGTATGCACTGTATTCGCTTGTGCAGTGGGCAATACAAGCATTTCGTTTATATTTACATGAGCCGGCAAAGTTGTAGTGAAATAAATAGTTTCCGCTACATCCATTCCTGTTAGTGGCTTGAAACCTTTGTAAACATTGGCTGCGGTATTGGTATCGCCTTTAAAGCGAACAATTGAAAATTCAGTTTCAACAGCGCCCGGATGAATTGCTGTAACTTTAATATTGTGTTTCAATAAATCAATGCGTATTCCTTTGGACAGTACGTCAACTGCCGATTTGGTGGCACAATAAACATTTCCATTTGCATAGGTTTCTTTACCTGCAATCGAGCCGATATTAATTATATGCCCTTGTTTTCGTTCTACCATTAACGGACTAACAAGTCGGGTTATATAAAGCAATCCTTTGATATTTGTGTCAATCATGCGTTCCCAGTCATCAATCACTCCTTCGTTAATCGGGTTCATCCCTACAGCAAGTCCGGCATTGTTCACGAGCACATCAATTGCTTTCCATTTGCCATCTATCGATTCAATGGCTTTTGTTGTTTCGCTTAATTTCCTAACATCAAAATTCAGAGCAAGAACATCTGCTTTGTATTTTTCTTTTACTTCTTTTGCAACTTCTTCAAGTTGTTTTAAGCGCCTGCCGGTAATGATAATATCGTAATTATTTTCGGCAAACTTAAATGCGCATGCTTTGCCAATCCCGGCAGTTGCGCCTGTTATCAATGCAATTTTTCTTTTCATTATTTTAAGAATTTGAGAAAAGGAATTTTATTTATTAGTTTTTCTTTATCAATCATCATGAACAATAAAATCATAAGAAACGGAAGTGCGGGAACTTTGTAACGAACAATAGCGCCCATTACCGGTGTTATCAACCCTGTAAGCACAAACATGAAAATTACAGCAAATAAACTTGCATAGAAAAAACTTTTATGAATTTGTTTGTGGTCGAAAAATATTATTGAAAGAAATAAAATTGTAAGTATTAAAAAATTTTCAATGCCTGCAAATAATATGAATATAGAACCTGTTTCAAAAAAATAAGGACGAAACAATGTATTGTAAAAAGCAACTGGCGAATACTTAATAAAACTGAAAATATCGGGCGATAAAACAGGAATCTCTATATAACTCCCAGAATTCATAAACTTGGCAAGCCCAATAAAATCGCGCTGTTTGGTAACAAGAATATCAATAATATTGTAATCGGGAAAAATGTAATGAAGATTAAAACCTATTATGATGTATGCGAAAAATACAATACAATATTTGAGAAGAATATTTTTTTCGTTGGTTTTATATACCCAGAAATGTGAAATTAAAATAGGAATTACAATAGCAAGAATATAAAATTTAGTATAATACAGAAGAACACAACCAGCAACAATCCACAAAAAATAGATGAAATTAAAATTGTGAATTATTTTTATAAAGTGATAAAGAAGTATTCCGATTGCAAAAAATAATAGTCCTTCTTTCAGTACTCCCGAGCCCCAGAACAAAACGGAAGGCATCAGGAAAATGCCGAAGATCATTTCTTTGCTTTTTCCTTGAGTGTATTTTATTACACTCTTATAAATACCTGTCAGTCCAATTAGGGAAAGGAAACACATAACAACCGTGTGAACATTATAATATCCGAAAGAAAAAATACGCAGTAATGCGTTAAAACGAATAATGGTGTGGCTTTCATTATATATATTGCTTTCGTAAACCCGATACCAGTTGTTCATCACTTTGTAGTAATTAGTATCGAAATATGCGCTGTTATTGTTAATCCCGAAAAGCATCCTGAAAAAATCACCGGGTTTGTTATATAAAGCATCATACATAATTTTGCTGTCATCAAAGTATTTGAAAATATCGGCGGTATTACGGTCGGTGTAGTAGTAAGTGTAAATAAGGCTCATAGTAATGCCTGCAAGAATTTTCAAAATAAAAATTCCCGAAAGTGTTTTTGACGATAATCCTTCCGACTTGAAGAATGGAAGTTTATAAATTACAAAAACAAAGATTGCAGTATAAAATATTACCAGCAGGTATTCCATCATTTTCAAAATGTCCTCAAATTTAGACAATTTACTTATTGTTGAAAAAATGTAAAATCAATTTTTTTCCTTCTGTAATATGTTAATTACATTTGCTCAAAATATAAAAATTAAAATAATGTCATATAAATCGAAGGATATTCCTGTAACTGCCGAAGCTGTTAAGAAACTG from Bacteroidales bacterium encodes the following:
- a CDS encoding T9SS type A sorting domain-containing protein, which translates into the protein MTTKIKIAFLILMMTTCNIIFAQENNSQSKSYMKIKTMKIINGDTIINEKEYTGDGNMNIEDSLTGEGFGNFNFNFDQGNYNSDMMKKFSDMQNMFKDFSFGADDFFKNDFNIPEFEYNFNIDSIIREFNFPGSNDSLFRDLNDHRMIIKSYKDKQDNESIDKTEKPDMDIQLFGKDDKGRNVVFNKKIIIENDDSKKEIKNCKSSIDIEVFPNPADGYFNISFPLDEKNKTIITVSDVNGKQLLKEILEKADGLYTRQFDMKAYEKGTYMINIKQGKKQATKKIIIS
- a CDS encoding SDR family NAD(P)-dependent oxidoreductase encodes the protein MKRKIALITGATAGIGKACAFKFAENNYDIIITGRRLKQLEEVAKEVKEKYKADVLALNFDVRKLSETTKAIESIDGKWKAIDVLVNNAGLAVGMNPINEGVIDDWERMIDTNIKGLLYITRLVSPLMVERKQGHIINIGSIAGKETYANGNVYCATKSAVDVLSKGIRIDLLKHNIKVTAIHPGAVETEFSIVRFKGDTNTAANVYKGFKPLTGMDVAETIYFTTTLPAHVNINEMLVLPTAQANTVHTYKSV
- a CDS encoding AMP-binding protein; amino-acid sequence: MPNIPTIKTVYTFKNLKGLPHLGELIELGEKNKVPEKLQSIKDSITENDIPTIIYTSGTVGNPKGVLLTHKNIITDFIAFSQIPPYEPGVRAMSFLPICHVYERTVNYFYLYKGYSVYYCDNIANVGEYVKEVKPHIMCVVPRLLEKIYDKIVNTGSKLKGIKKYIFFWALHLGHRYELDKAKGWLYEMELKLARKLVFSKWKQSLGNNLDIIVSGGAALQPRLARIFWAAGFRVLEGYGLSETSPVITCNDIIAKGTKFGTVGKVLEGVEVKIADDGEIIVYGPIIMKGYYKEPGLTKEAIDDKGWFHTGDIGEIDNDGFLKITGRKKEIFKTSFGKYVAPQLIENKFKESDFIDNIMVIGENQKFAAALVVPDFNNLRNWCAYKGIVYTTNDEMLNLPRIKKRFAKEIAKYNEHFGDTEKIKSYELMKNDWSIETGELTATLKLRRTFLNKKYAAEIQNLFS
- a CDS encoding zinc ribbon domain-containing protein, encoding MDNFIEFRRFPNFDEASELIGILDSNGIPYQVNVNDSAIHFDLAASSINPFDKQIIIQIKEEDFEKADLLLKNIPVQKENKSTVKKCPNCNSEVEENFDICWNCQYSFSEKRVVPKNEFLDVCPNCNKEVDASFEFCPNCQHKLGINAIPRDNKSYEGKMKIDCLRCNVPMLYKGNSKFHEGTRIGALGDLFELFTNRESFDLYFCPQCGKIEFFLPDDDEK
- a CDS encoding AMP-binding protein, which codes for MEIKRIFDLVSQYHENWPERTDALAGKDNNAWVKFSTTGFVENVNNISYGLLALGIEKGDKIASITFNRPEWNFIDMGVQQIGAIHISIYPTISDKDYEYILKHAEVKYIFVAGI